From the Candidatus Dadabacteria bacterium genome, the window GGTCCTTCGGCTTTAATCCGTCTGGAGTTGCAGGACGCACAGACATCGCACGTGCCCAACTTTTTCTGTCTGGAGCACGATATCGTCGATTCCCAGACGTGTAAGCATCTCCAATATTTAGCCAGACGGTTCCGTCTTTTTTGAGAATCCGTCGAATTTCGTCAAAAGTTTTCACTATTCTGTTGATGTAATCCTCAAGAGTTTCGTCGCATCCAGTCTGTTGATCGACATCATAATCTCGAAGGGACCAGTATGGTGGTGACGTTACTACCGTCTGAATACTTTCATACGGCAACAGTCTCAACGCATCTTTTGCGTCACCCTGGATAAGCACCGATTGAGAAAGCCTATCTACCGGCTCGCTAGTTACTCTAATCAAACGAAAATTTTTTGAGCTTGAAGAAGTTTTGTTACCATGCTGACCGGCAGAAGCATCCACTCCGCCGGAGTTGTCGTCTATAAGTACAAGCTGTATATGGTCGTCGCTCATTGCGTTGAACCCAGATAATGGCGTCTGCAGACCAGCAAAGATTTGATACTGTTCATTACTCAACTTTGGTGATTGAGTTTTTGGATCTGCACAAACTTACCCTCTGTTGAGTATTCTAACGAATAAAGGTGTTTAATCCCAATTTCATTCAGCAAAATTGCATATTATTCCGCGGCGCTTCTCTGATGAAACTTTATAGAGGCCGATCCGGTGCTTCGGCAATGACTTCGGCATGAACAAAAGATAGCAATATTAAGGACAAAAACTTCCACGGTGAACACCCTTTGAAAAGTCGTGCAATTCCGATTTAATTCATGCTATAATAGAAATTTTAGAGAAAGGCCAAAAAAAACCACCGGGCAGTGTTGGCAAACTGCAGTTCATGCTATCGAAAAAAAGTGGGGAAGAGATCTCAATGGTTCGCAGAAAATTTAAATCCAGGTTAAAGGCACTCTTAGGCACTTTCGCTGTGGGCGCGGTTCTTACTCTTGTAAGCGGCGTCTCGGCAAACGCCCAAGACGCGTTCGGCGTAAGCAGCGTCCTGCTTGAGAAGATCACAGTCACGGCGCGGAAACGGGAAGAGCCGATTCAGAACGTTCCGCTCTCGGTAACGCATTTCAGCTCCGAAGAGATTGACGCCCTTAAGGTAAGGAACCTTGAAAGTCTCGCTGTAAAGATGCCCAACGTCGCGCTTGACGATATCGGCACCGTTGGAGGAATCGCCAACTTTTCCATTCGCGGACTCGGGATAAACAGTTCCATACCGTCCGTTGACCCGACCGTGGGAGTGTTCGTCGACGGCGTGTATTTCGGGGCCAACATGGGCGGCGCCCTGTTCGACACGCTTGATATCGAGAGCATCGAGGTGCTTAGGGGTCCGCAGGGAACGCTTTTCGGGCGTAATGTGACCGGGGGCGCGATACTCATCAACACGAAGAAACCCGGAGACACTCTGGAGACGTCCTTTCGCACCTCTTTTGAGGGGGGAGGAGAGAGTCTCAACAGCTACTACATGGGCACGGTGGGAGGCCCTCTGGGCGAAACCCTTAGCGCCAGGATAACCGCGTACACAAACCAGGATAACGGCTGGTTCAAGAACCTCCACACCGGCAAAGCTTTCGGAGATTTAGACGTCCGAATGGTACGGCCGGTGCTCGTCTGGGAACCCACAGACGACCTGAGCCTGGTACTCCGATACCAGTACGATAGCATCGACGGCGACGGCCCCGCGGCACAGAACCACACAAACGGATTCGGCGCCCCAAACTCGGCGGCCAACTTTGACCGCGAGAGCCACGACTTCAGCATCAATAATGAAGGTAAAAGAGAAAACGAAGCTCATTTTTTCGCCGCCCAGATGGACTGGGACGTGGGTTTCGGCAACGGCACGATAACAAACATTTTCGGCTGGCGCGATTCAGAAACCTCCTCGGCAGTTGATCTCGACGCCTCGCCGCTTGAACTCATGAGTGCGCAGGCATGGAGCAATTACAGACAGTGGAGCAACGAACTGCGTTACACGGGCAGGTTTTTTGAAAGACTCAATGCAACTACGGGAGCCTACTACTTTAGCAACAAGATCAACTACCACGAGCACCGTTCTCTGCTTACCGACGCTATTGCGGCATCGGGTCTTCCCTTCCCGCCGGGGACGGACGTGTCCCAGTTCGGAGGCGGAAACTACGATGTTGAAACTCTGGGCCTCTTCCTCTCTCTGGACTATGATCTCACAAGCCAGCTGACGCTCACCGCGGGTACGCGATACACGCGTGACAAAAGAGAGGGCGAAATAGCCTTGATTCCCACCAGCAGTCCCCTCGCGCCTATACCATCCTGCAATATCGTTGAAGGCCCCGCCTGCGAGTTTGATTTTATAGATGAGGAGACATGGCACAGCTGGTCACCCAAGCTCGGCGCCACTTATTACATAAGCGGCGAAGCCAACGTTTACGGACACTGGACCAGAGGATTTCGCTCCGGAGGCTATAACCTTCGCAACCTTTCGCCTGAGCACTCTCCGGGACCGTATGATGAAGAGAAGATCGACAGCTTCGAGGTCGGATTCAAGGTCACAAAAGACCGCGGCCGTCTATACGGAGCAGCCTTCTACAACATGATTGATGACACGCAAAGGGAAATTAATTTTCCCGATCCAGTACTCGGTATAGTTCAGTTGATCGACAACACCGCCGATGTCGAGACCTACGGTTTTGAGCTTGACGGCCTGTTCGCCATTGCGGAGAACCTGTTCCTGACCGGTTCCGTGGGATACATAAACCCTGAGTACACCAAAGTAAAACACGACCTCAATCGAGACGAGACTCTTGACGTAAAAGATCTAGCTTTAGAGCTTCCCCGCGCCGCAAAGTGGACTTACAGCGTGGGACTCACCCACGACACGGGAGCGACCAGTTGGGGGCGGATGACGTCCCGAATAAGCTACGCCTATCGTGACAAGTCATACTTCACCGATGACAACAGGGGCTATATCCTGGAGCAGAACATACTTGACGCCGGGATTGACATCATTCCCGCAAACGGCCGGTTCTCAATCGGCCTTTACGGCAAGAACCTGCTTAACGAAGTCAAGCACGGAGGCGACAGCCAGTTGCCCACCACGTTGGGCGCACCCCCGCTGGCGGCACCTCTTGGCGGCACATTCTCGCCGCTTGCAAAAGGCAGGATCTTCGGAGTTCAGCTGACCTACCGGCACAAGAGCTGACGGACCGGCAATTGTGCCCCAGGACGGTTATGAGTAGTCGCAGTCGCGGTGGCTGAAACGAGAATTCCCAAGCGGAAATCCCTTCTCCATCCCTGAGGCGTTTTTGCGTCCTTAGGAGATTTTTTGATCCCGGATACTGCTGTTTTCTTTTCAGCCCCGAAACCCAAATTCTCATATATGATTATCCTTGAGTGTTGTAATAAAAACCCCGGTTGCTATATAATGTTTTTTTTCGCAGAAAGGAGTTTTTCATGAACAGTTCAGCCCAGAGGGCGGAAATACTGGTCGAAGCCCTGCCCTACATAGAGGCGTTTCACGGCAAAACCGTCGTGGTCAAATACGGCGGAAGCTTAGCCAAGACGGATCTTTCAAATTTCGTGCGCGACCTAGTACTGATGAAATACGTCGGGATAAAACCGGTAGTAGTGCACGGAGGAGGACTCCAGATCCAGGAGTATCTCGACACTATGGGAATAAAATCCGACTTCATAGCCGGGCTCCGCGTTACCAACAAAGAGGTAATGGAAGTGGTCGAGATGGTGCTTGTCGGAAAGATAAACCAGCAGATCGTAACGTCGATAAACCGCCACCAGATGGAAACGGTGGGGCTCTCGGGCAAGGAAGGAAAGCTTATAAAAGCTAAAAAGTTCGACCTTCACGAATTCGCCGCCAAACACCGTATAGATATTGCCGAGGACGCAGACCTCGGCTACGTGGGCGAGGTTCAGGAAGTAAACCCCGAGGTAATCAGGGTGCTTGAAGGCAAAAATATCATTCCGATTATAGCCCCCATAGGGCTGGGGGAGGACGGAACCACCTACAACATAAATGCGGACCACGTGGCGGGGAAAATAGCGGGAGCGCTTCGTGCTGCAAAGCTCATACTGCTAACCAACGTTGACGGCATCCTAGACAAGAAAGAAAAGCTCATATCCTCCGTGACTAAAAAGCAGGTTGAGAAACTTATCAGGAACGGGACGATAAACAGCGGAATGATCCCCAAGGTGATGTGCGCGCTTGAGGCTCTGGAAGAAGGGGTCAGCAAGGTACACATAATAAACGGGGGAGTAAAAAGGGCTCTCATACTCGAGCTTCTTACCGATCTGGGAATAGGGACGGAGATAACCCTTTGAGGTCAGGGAAAATGGAAGACCCGCGGGGAAAATATCTGATGGAGACCTACAGCCGTCTTCCCATAACGATGCGGAAGGGAAGCGGTTCGTGGCTCTGGGATACGGAAGGGAAAAAGTATCTTGACTACACGACCGGGATAGCCGTTAACAATCTCGGGCACTGTCACCCTAGTATCACGGACGCCATAACATCCCAAGCTGCCACTCTGATTCACACCTCAAACCTCTTTAACATAGAAAACCAGAATGCACTCTCCGAGATGCTCGTTTCAAACTCGTTTGCGGACAAGGTGTTTTTCTGTAACAGCGGAACCGAAGCCGTTGAAGGCTCGATAAAGCTCGCCAGGAAATGGGGAGCGCAAAACGGCGGAAAATTTGGGGTCATTTCAACCGAAGGAGCTTTTCACGGAAGGACTTTCGGGGCGCTTAGCGCCACGGAATCTGAAAAATACAGGGAGGGGTTTTCCCCTTTCCTTGAAGGATTCCACTTCGCTCCCTACGGGGACCCCGAGGCGATAGCCCGCCTGGCCTCGGAGACAAACCCCTGCGCGGTCATTCTCGAACCGGTGCAGGGAGAAAACGGGGTCATCGTTCCGCCCCCCGGGTACCTAAAGCAGGTAGAGGAGATCTGCGGGAAAAGCGACATGCTGCTCATACTTGATGAGATCCAGGTCGGGATGGGAAGGACGGGAAGACTGTTTGCCTACGAGCACGAGGACGTAAGGCCCGACATAGTGGCACTCGCAAAGGCTCTCGGCGGCGGGGTGCCGTGCGGAGCGGTTCTGGCTAGGGAGGACGTGGCGAAGCACTTCACTCCCGGGGCCCACGGAAGCACTTTCGGTGGAAATCCCCTGGCCGCGGGGGCGGCCTGCGCCGCGATCGAAACGATACTTCGGGAAAACCTGCCCGAAAGAGCGGGAGAGCTCGGAGACTATTTTCTTGGCAAGCTTGAAGATGTCCGGAAAAAATATTCCGAGCATATAACAGAGGTAAGGGGAAAGGGGCTTATAATCGGGGTTGAGTTCTCAGACGGGACCTTCGCCCGGGACTGTTTTTCGGTCTCAGTTCAAAACGGGCTTCTAGTTATACTTACCGTCGAGCGCGTGTTTCGGATTCTTCCTCCGCTTAACACAAACAAAGAAGAAATTGACTTTGCCGTCGATGTCATAACGAAATCCATCGAGGAGGTGGTTTCTAGTGGGTAGGAATCTTCTTGCCGTCTCAGACCTTGAAAAAAGCGAGATCAGGGAAATAATCCGCCGCTCCGGCGAACTAAAGGAACTGAAAAAACAGGGCGAGAGCCCGAGAAGCCTCGCGGGCATGTCAGTGGGTCTTCTTTTTGAAAAACAGTCGACCAGAACGAGGCTTTCCTTCGAAGCGGGCCTTTTCGACTTGGGCGCCCAGGGGATTTACATGAATCCGGCGGATACCCAGCTCGGAAGGGGGGAAACCATAGCCGACACGGCGAAGATTCTCTCCTCCTACCTTGACGGGATAATAATAAGGACGTACGGACAGGAAAAAGCCCTCGAGCTCGCAGAGAACTCGACAGTCCCCGTGATAAACGCCCTTACCGACCTTGAACATCCAACGCAGATAATTTCCGATCTTTTTTCAATCTCGGAGCAGGGAATAAATCCCGAGAAGTTCAAGCTTGCCTTTCTCGGCGACGGAAACAATATAGCCAATTCCTTCGTGGCCGCCTCCGCGATAATGGGCTTTGACCTTTCGCTTGCGGTTCCCCCGGGATATGAGCCCAACCCGGCGATTATGGGCGAGGCCTCAGAACAAGGAAACTCGGAAATCGAAGTCACCCACGACCCCGCCTCCGCGGTAAGGGACGCTGACGTGATCTACACCGACGTCTGGGTAAGCATGGGTGAAGAGGGAAAAGGCATCGAGATCTTCAGGCCCTTTCAGGTAAACGAGAAACTTCTTTCCTCCTGCCGCAAAAAGCCCCTGATAATGCACTGTCTTCCGGCTCACAGGGGAGAAGAGATAACCGCAGGAGTAATGGACAGTTCCAGCTGCATCGCCTTCACTCAGGCCGAAAACAAGCTTCACGCAGGAAAAGCCATACTTGAATTCTGCCTTCTTGATTACCTCGCATCTTAAAACCCCGGCACTTTCGTTCAGCAGGAAAAAGACGGATTCGCTGTCCGGTTAGCGCAGAAACTCCTTTACGTTGCGCGCGGCTTGTTTCGTCATGCCCTTTATGGAGGCGAGTTCCTCGGCTGTGGCCCCTTTTATCTTCTCCACGCTCCCGAAGTGATTAAGAAGCAGGAGTTTCCTCTTTTTTCCTATGCCCGGAACGCCGTCCATCTGAGAAGCCAGGGTCTTGCCTTTCCTTAATTCCCTGTGATAGGTGATCGCGAAGCGGTGTGCTTCGTCCCTTACCCTCATCAGGAAGTAAACGCCCTTTTTGTTTGACAAAAAATCGCAAGGTTCGCCCTTTCCATGCACGTAAATCCTGTCGATCCCGCCCCGGCCCTCGGTTTTCGCTATCGAGGCGAGATCAAGCTCGTTTTCCACGCCGCAGTCTCGAAGCGCCGCGTAGGCGGCATTGAGCTGTCCCTTCCCCCCGTCTATAAGCATGAGATCCGGAAGATCCCAGTTATCATCTCCTACCCGAAGAGCCCTCCTGTAAACGACCTCGTACATCGACCGGAAATCATCCTGGCCCGAGGTGGCCGTGATCCTGTACCTTCTGTACCTGTCCCGCTCAGGCTTCGCGTTTCGGAACCTCACGAGCGAAGCGACCGTCTGGTGCCCCTGGATGTTCGATATGTCGAAGCACTCTATGGCATAAGGAACCCGTTTCATCCCGGCCGACTTCCTTATGCCTCGAAGAAGTGTGCCCTGCTTGGCCTTTTCCTCGGCTTTTCTCGCAAAACTCTCCCGCGCGTTTTTCATCGCGAAGCGGACGAGCTCGCTCTTGGCTCCCCTCCGGGGAGTCTCGACGTAAACCCGCTTTCCCTTTTTCTCGGTAAGCCACTCCGAGTACCCCTCGCGGTCCCTTATGGAAAGAGGCAGGAGAACTCTCTTTGGAAT encodes:
- a CDS encoding site-specific DNA-methyltransferase codes for the protein MSDDHIQLVLIDDNSGGVDASAGQHGNKTSSSSKNFRLIRVTSEPVDRLSQSVLIQGDAKDALRLLPYESIQTVVTSPPYWSLRDYDVDQQTGCDETLEDYINRIVKTFDEIRRILKKDGTVWLNIGDAYTSGNRRYRAPDRKSWARAMSVRPATPDGLKPKDLIGLPWRLAFALQDAGWWLRSEVIWNKPNAYPESVRDRPTKAHEAIFLLSKNQDYYYDIDAVRGINGRRLRTTWDIPTDPQRKNNGDADSHPAVMPVALAQRCVQITSRIGDFVLDPYAGSGTTLLAAQNLGRQWAGIELKPTFIDLIERRLGNW
- a CDS encoding TonB-dependent receptor, coding for MVRRKFKSRLKALLGTFAVGAVLTLVSGVSANAQDAFGVSSVLLEKITVTARKREEPIQNVPLSVTHFSSEEIDALKVRNLESLAVKMPNVALDDIGTVGGIANFSIRGLGINSSIPSVDPTVGVFVDGVYFGANMGGALFDTLDIESIEVLRGPQGTLFGRNVTGGAILINTKKPGDTLETSFRTSFEGGGESLNSYYMGTVGGPLGETLSARITAYTNQDNGWFKNLHTGKAFGDLDVRMVRPVLVWEPTDDLSLVLRYQYDSIDGDGPAAQNHTNGFGAPNSAANFDRESHDFSINNEGKRENEAHFFAAQMDWDVGFGNGTITNIFGWRDSETSSAVDLDASPLELMSAQAWSNYRQWSNELRYTGRFFERLNATTGAYYFSNKINYHEHRSLLTDAIAASGLPFPPGTDVSQFGGGNYDVETLGLFLSLDYDLTSQLTLTAGTRYTRDKREGEIALIPTSSPLAPIPSCNIVEGPACEFDFIDEETWHSWSPKLGATYYISGEANVYGHWTRGFRSGGYNLRNLSPEHSPGPYDEEKIDSFEVGFKVTKDRGRLYGAAFYNMIDDTQREINFPDPVLGIVQLIDNTADVETYGFELDGLFAIAENLFLTGSVGYINPEYTKVKHDLNRDETLDVKDLALELPRAAKWTYSVGLTHDTGATSWGRMTSRISYAYRDKSYFTDDNRGYILEQNILDAGIDIIPANGRFSIGLYGKNLLNEVKHGGDSQLPTTLGAPPLAAPLGGTFSPLAKGRIFGVQLTYRHKS
- the argB gene encoding acetylglutamate kinase; this translates as MNSSAQRAEILVEALPYIEAFHGKTVVVKYGGSLAKTDLSNFVRDLVLMKYVGIKPVVVHGGGLQIQEYLDTMGIKSDFIAGLRVTNKEVMEVVEMVLVGKINQQIVTSINRHQMETVGLSGKEGKLIKAKKFDLHEFAAKHRIDIAEDADLGYVGEVQEVNPEVIRVLEGKNIIPIIAPIGLGEDGTTYNINADHVAGKIAGALRAAKLILLTNVDGILDKKEKLISSVTKKQVEKLIRNGTINSGMIPKVMCALEALEEGVSKVHIINGGVKRALILELLTDLGIGTEITL
- a CDS encoding aspartate aminotransferase family protein; translated protein: MEDPRGKYLMETYSRLPITMRKGSGSWLWDTEGKKYLDYTTGIAVNNLGHCHPSITDAITSQAATLIHTSNLFNIENQNALSEMLVSNSFADKVFFCNSGTEAVEGSIKLARKWGAQNGGKFGVISTEGAFHGRTFGALSATESEKYREGFSPFLEGFHFAPYGDPEAIARLASETNPCAVILEPVQGENGVIVPPPGYLKQVEEICGKSDMLLILDEIQVGMGRTGRLFAYEHEDVRPDIVALAKALGGGVPCGAVLAREDVAKHFTPGAHGSTFGGNPLAAGAACAAIETILRENLPERAGELGDYFLGKLEDVRKKYSEHITEVRGKGLIIGVEFSDGTFARDCFSVSVQNGLLVILTVERVFRILPPLNTNKEEIDFAVDVITKSIEEVVSSG
- the argF gene encoding ornithine carbamoyltransferase; its protein translation is MGRNLLAVSDLEKSEIREIIRRSGELKELKKQGESPRSLAGMSVGLLFEKQSTRTRLSFEAGLFDLGAQGIYMNPADTQLGRGETIADTAKILSSYLDGIIIRTYGQEKALELAENSTVPVINALTDLEHPTQIISDLFSISEQGINPEKFKLAFLGDGNNIANSFVAASAIMGFDLSLAVPPGYEPNPAIMGEASEQGNSEIEVTHDPASAVRDADVIYTDVWVSMGEEGKGIEIFRPFQVNEKLLSSCRKKPLIMHCLPAHRGEEITAGVMDSSSCIAFTQAENKLHAGKAILEFCLLDYLAS